The Microbulbifer sp. YPW1 genome contains a region encoding:
- a CDS encoding PP2C family protein-serine/threonine phosphatase, protein MTSPTHVSSPIQKTSEQVSATRGERHGLLLIDADEPSRQQVHNALVRLGFTVTLVENGVEAIGRFSPDKHGLVVTDLHLPDMGGLEVLRKVKHLSPDTPVVVLAANSDVDDVVQALRLGASDYLLTPIADESVIDHAVKRVIEARDLAAENREYREQLEQRNRELHDHIELLQRDHQAGRQLQQHLLPRTPYEYPAGIKAAYRLLPSLYLSGDFIDYGLFGERFVAFYLVDVSGHGVSSALVTALIKHSIMHLLRERPLFSQLNTIDQDIIEILEMINSELMATRLDKHASMFVGVVDSRARQLHYAVAGQVPVPALVTREGAHWLAGKGRPLGLFQQGDWEVRHCSLPTSWRLVACSDGVLELLPGNLLQKEEALLQKIDHSRGDLDTLCAALKVDTAESFPDDITILTLRQDEQ, encoded by the coding sequence ATGACTAGCCCCACACACGTTTCCTCCCCTATTCAGAAAACCTCCGAGCAAGTGAGTGCCACGCGCGGCGAGCGGCATGGTTTACTGCTGATCGATGCGGATGAGCCTTCCCGTCAACAAGTGCACAATGCTCTCGTGCGACTCGGATTCACCGTTACTTTGGTAGAAAACGGCGTCGAGGCCATCGGCCGCTTCTCTCCCGACAAGCACGGCCTTGTGGTGACCGATCTGCACCTGCCGGATATGGGGGGGCTGGAAGTGTTGCGCAAGGTGAAGCATCTCTCACCGGATACCCCAGTGGTGGTGCTGGCCGCCAACAGTGATGTCGACGATGTGGTACAGGCGCTGCGACTTGGCGCCAGTGATTACCTACTTACCCCCATCGCCGATGAGAGCGTGATCGATCACGCCGTAAAACGGGTGATCGAAGCGCGGGATCTGGCGGCAGAGAATCGCGAGTATCGAGAACAACTGGAGCAGCGCAATCGCGAGCTGCACGATCATATCGAGCTGCTCCAGCGTGACCATCAGGCCGGCCGCCAGTTGCAGCAGCACCTGTTGCCGCGCACACCCTACGAATATCCGGCAGGGATCAAGGCCGCCTACCGCCTGTTGCCCTCCCTGTACTTGAGCGGCGACTTTATTGACTACGGTCTGTTTGGAGAGCGCTTCGTCGCGTTCTACCTGGTGGATGTCTCCGGTCATGGGGTTTCTTCGGCACTGGTCACTGCGTTGATCAAACACAGCATCATGCACCTGTTGCGGGAGCGGCCGCTGTTCAGCCAGCTGAATACCATTGATCAGGACATCATCGAGATCCTGGAAATGATCAACAGTGAGCTGATGGCCACCCGGCTCGACAAGCACGCCAGTATGTTTGTGGGGGTGGTGGACAGCCGCGCACGTCAGTTGCACTACGCCGTGGCTGGCCAGGTACCCGTGCCGGCGCTGGTGACCCGCGAGGGGGCCCATTGGCTCGCGGGCAAAGGGCGTCCATTGGGCCTGTTTCAGCAGGGCGACTGGGAAGTGCGCCACTGCAGCCTGCCCACCAGCTGGCGGCTGGTGGCGTGCTCCGACGGGGTGCTGGAATTGCTCCCCGGAAACCTGCTGCAAAAGGAAGAGGCCCTGTTGCAGAAGATCGACCACAGCCGCGGCGATCTGGATACCCTCTGCGCGGCACTGAAAGTGGATACCGCTGAATCCTTCCCCGACGACATTACCATTCTCACCCTGAGGCAGGATGAGCAATAG
- a CDS encoding VacJ family lipoprotein, with translation MLERTHVTAWVLAATLSAPLAMAQDASDPFAEVPNEAPAATTTSPDTNETTGDTAPASAEGAGDTAGSDDFGAEDDFASGDGSGSEDGFGSALEDEYGFDPADEFSSAEEPEDRDPWEGFNRAMFRFNDTADRWFLKPAAVSYRQITPIFMQTGVSNFFSNLREINNILNDVLQWKWGQAGNDTGRFLVNSTVGLVGLFDVAQHMGLEPSDGEDFGQTLAAWGAPSGPYVVMPFIGPSTVRDVPGVVVEWYTNPLTYVDDTTVEYSLKVVDLVQFRASLLQAESLLQGDRYVLMRDAYLQRREFLINDGEQEDDFGGDLDDYDF, from the coding sequence TTGCTTGAGCGCACACACGTAACTGCCTGGGTACTGGCCGCCACTCTGTCGGCGCCACTGGCAATGGCTCAGGACGCGTCGGATCCATTTGCGGAGGTGCCCAACGAGGCGCCCGCAGCCACCACCACATCGCCTGATACCAACGAAACCACCGGTGATACTGCTCCGGCCTCTGCTGAGGGTGCTGGCGATACCGCGGGTTCCGATGATTTTGGCGCCGAAGATGACTTTGCTTCTGGCGACGGCTCAGGTTCTGAAGACGGCTTTGGTTCCGCGCTCGAAGACGAATACGGGTTTGATCCCGCCGATGAGTTCTCCAGCGCTGAAGAGCCCGAAGATCGCGACCCCTGGGAAGGCTTCAACCGCGCCATGTTCCGCTTTAACGACACGGCAGATCGCTGGTTCCTGAAACCTGCGGCGGTCAGCTATCGCCAGATTACCCCGATTTTCATGCAAACTGGGGTTTCCAACTTCTTTTCCAATCTGCGCGAGATCAACAACATCCTGAACGATGTGCTGCAATGGAAGTGGGGCCAGGCGGGCAATGATACCGGTCGCTTCCTGGTAAACAGTACCGTGGGACTTGTGGGTTTGTTCGATGTGGCGCAGCATATGGGACTGGAACCCAGTGATGGCGAGGACTTTGGTCAGACGCTGGCCGCATGGGGGGCTCCCTCAGGGCCCTATGTGGTAATGCCCTTCATTGGTCCCTCTACGGTACGGGACGTGCCCGGCGTGGTGGTTGAGTGGTATACCAACCCTCTCACCTATGTAGACGACACCACAGTAGAGTACTCGCTGAAGGTCGTGGACCTGGTGCAGTTTCGCGCCAGCCTGCTGCAGGCCGAGTCACTGCTGCAGGGGGATCGCTACGTACTGATGCGCGATGCGTACCTGCAGCGGCGCGAGTTCCTGATCAACGATGGTGAACAGGAAGATGACTTTGGCGGCGACCTGGATGACTACGACTTCTGA
- a CDS encoding DUF2063 domain-containing protein yields MGADTPAHNRTGSKAGFVELQRAFAAHLRAPAEVPAPADIEDRRAGIYRDLIYNNIESFIAGGFPVLRSIFDDEPWHAMVRDFVQRHAAQSPYFLQISEEFLHYLQNERAVSAAAEFDPPFMLELAHYEWVELALDVSDTVFPDNLERNCSDEQILDWAPVVSPLAWNLSYHYPVHHIGPAHRPVEPPQTPTFLVVYRDRADTVAFLEANAVTAHLLTLIQDANPVADPSAVSPHYPVTASGRMLLQRLADDLQHPEPDQLLGFGTDILKKLLGLDILAGFRPL; encoded by the coding sequence ATGGGCGCTGACACTCCTGCGCATAACCGAACTGGCAGCAAAGCTGGCTTTGTTGAACTGCAGAGGGCGTTCGCTGCACACTTGCGCGCCCCTGCTGAAGTCCCCGCTCCCGCGGATATTGAAGACCGTCGCGCGGGTATCTACCGGGACCTGATTTACAACAATATTGAGTCCTTTATCGCCGGCGGTTTTCCGGTGCTGCGCAGTATCTTCGACGATGAACCGTGGCACGCCATGGTGCGCGATTTTGTCCAGCGACACGCGGCACAGAGTCCGTATTTTCTGCAGATCAGCGAAGAGTTCCTCCACTATCTTCAGAACGAGCGCGCGGTCAGTGCGGCGGCTGAATTCGATCCGCCGTTTATGCTGGAGCTGGCCCATTACGAGTGGGTGGAACTGGCGCTGGATGTCAGCGATACGGTATTCCCCGATAACCTCGAGCGAAACTGTAGCGACGAGCAGATCCTGGACTGGGCGCCCGTGGTATCGCCGCTTGCCTGGAATCTCAGCTATCACTATCCGGTACATCACATCGGTCCGGCGCATCGGCCGGTAGAACCGCCGCAAACTCCGACGTTCCTGGTGGTATATCGCGATCGAGCTGATACTGTCGCCTTCCTTGAGGCAAACGCCGTCACCGCGCATTTGTTGACACTGATTCAGGATGCGAACCCGGTCGCTGATCCATCCGCCGTATCCCCACATTATCCGGTGACAGCCAGTGGCCGGATGCTGTTGCAGCGGCTGGCCGATGACTTACAGCACCCCGAGCCCGATCAGTTGCTTGGGTTCGGCACCGATATACTGAAAAAACTCCTCGGCCTGGACATTCTCGCAGGGTTCAGGCCGTTATAA
- a CDS encoding DUF692 domain-containing protein, translating to MTESRQYPVHGAGLGLRRSMMGESLTPEQVDFLEVAPENWIGVGGRYGRWLRSFTERFPFVTHGLSLSIGSPAPLDEELVKSIKQFIREHGIRCYSEHLSYCSDHGHLYDLLPIPFTEEAVHYVAARIRRVQDILEQRIAMENVSYYAAPGQEMSELEFLNAVLQEADCDLLLDVNNIYVNATNHRYDAEAFLLGLPAQRIRYAHVAGHFDEAEDLKVDTHGAPVIDPVWQLLQRAYEVYGPVPTLLERDFNIPPLPELCTEVARIRGYQEGAVTERPESTAEVVHGR from the coding sequence ATGACTGAATCGCGCCAGTACCCCGTTCATGGCGCCGGCCTGGGGCTCAGGCGATCCATGATGGGGGAATCTCTGACTCCCGAGCAGGTGGATTTCCTCGAAGTCGCACCGGAAAACTGGATCGGTGTCGGCGGTCGCTACGGGCGCTGGTTGAGATCCTTCACCGAGCGCTTTCCTTTCGTCACCCACGGATTGTCGCTGTCCATCGGCTCGCCGGCACCGCTCGATGAGGAACTGGTAAAGTCCATCAAGCAGTTTATCCGCGAGCACGGCATCCGCTGTTACAGCGAACATCTCAGTTACTGCTCCGACCACGGCCACCTATACGACCTGTTGCCGATCCCGTTTACCGAAGAAGCGGTGCACTATGTGGCCGCTCGAATCCGGCGGGTACAGGATATCCTCGAGCAGCGTATCGCCATGGAGAACGTCTCCTACTATGCCGCGCCAGGACAGGAAATGTCCGAGCTGGAATTTCTGAATGCGGTGCTGCAGGAAGCCGATTGCGACCTGTTGCTGGACGTCAACAATATCTACGTCAACGCCACCAATCACCGCTACGACGCCGAAGCATTCCTGCTGGGCCTTCCCGCGCAGCGTATCCGTTACGCCCATGTGGCGGGGCACTTTGATGAGGCGGAAGATCTCAAGGTAGATACCCACGGAGCGCCAGTGATTGACCCGGTATGGCAGTTGCTGCAGCGTGCCTACGAGGTGTATGGCCCTGTGCCCACCTTGCTGGAGCGAGACTTCAATATCCCCCCGTTGCCCGAGCTGTGCACTGAGGTCGCGCGTATAAGGGGCTATCAGGAAGGGGCTGTAACGGAACGTCCCGAATCAACTGCGGAGGTGGTTCATGGGCGCTGA
- the hrpA gene encoding ATP-dependent RNA helicase HrpA, translated as MSRESTQPNLQQYQQLLPQCMGCDRFELQRTLKSAQRRLKEGKPADKMLAQLESRVAASVALAEARRQKLPRVEWPEGLPVVARREEIAELIAANQVVVVAGETGSGKTTQLPKICLELGRGIFGQIGHTQPRRIAARTVANRIAEELGQSLGDSVGYQVRFTDQSTEHTHIKLMTDGILLAEIQRDPLLNQYDTLIIDEAHERSLNIDFLLGYLKTLLPRRPDLKIIITSATIDLEKFSRHFDNAPIIEVSGRTYPVDIHYRPPADSDADLNEQIIGAVEELLQEEKSSPRRGGDILVFMSGEREIRECAKALRDAQLPHLEVLPLYARLSLAEQSRVFAPHKGRRIVLATNVAETSITVPGIRYVIDPGTARISRYSYRSKIQRLPVEAISQASANQRAGRCGRVSAGVCIRLYEESDFIQRPEFTDAEILRTNLAAVILQMLQLRIGDIREFPFVDPPDQRLINDGYNLLQELKAVDGKGRVTPLGRALSRLPLDPRLGRMLMESGPAGSLRELLIIVSALAVQDPRERPAEKRQASDEKHKQWQHEQSDFLSLVNLWDGYEAQRQELSQNQLRKWCQKNFLSWLRLREWRDIHHQLRLAIRDLNLKLNKEPAPYANVHKAILPGLLDNIGVRDENKEFLGCRNRRFHIFPGSGQFKKPPSWVVAAQLLETSRLYAHTVGKIEPDWVLGCAEHLVKRNYFEPHYNPRSGAVMAFEKVTLYGLVLVDKQRIHFSKLDPVVAREVFIREALVEQRYRGKGRFFKHYKALLEELEDLEAKSRRRDIVVDDEVVYRFFDERIPTEVVNLAGFEKWRKQAEQKDPELLFLPRDLMMQQDAGHVGEAQFPDSLISGGIEYPLSYHFEPGSIDDGVSIQVPVGALHQVPAARLQWVVPGILRDKCIALVKNLPKQYRKYFVPVPAAVDKALPRMQPGNTPLWQALAHELKRQTAQELPQDAWQAAEQCVEDFYRFNIQVLDEKGQLLDQDRDLEILQARYRDRVQQELASAGDDFEREGITQWDFGDLPETHQLDQGGLKVRAYPALIANKESVDLKLLDNPDEARQLTRAGICRLAILHLPEPVKYLRKELLKGKELGLSAADLGRREEVADDILMAAVRECFWADENWPRTQSEFLAALEQREKLVEIAQEIAGLLVKVLAQLVPLRKQIKQQKNLAVAMAVGDINRQLSGMFYRGVLFHTPLEWLRQYGRYLKGIELRLEKAALDPNRDRRLSAEFQEAEEPYQAAASKRDPLMMAGDPRLVEYRWMLEEFRVSLFAQSLKTLMPASIKRLRKFWAELGL; from the coding sequence ATGAGTCGAGAGTCCACCCAGCCGAATCTGCAGCAGTACCAGCAGTTGCTTCCCCAGTGTATGGGGTGCGATCGCTTTGAGCTGCAGCGCACCCTCAAGAGCGCCCAGCGTCGGCTGAAAGAGGGCAAGCCAGCGGACAAGATGCTGGCCCAGCTGGAAAGCCGGGTAGCGGCCTCTGTAGCGCTGGCGGAGGCGCGCCGGCAGAAGCTGCCCAGGGTCGAGTGGCCGGAAGGCCTGCCCGTTGTCGCGCGGCGGGAGGAGATTGCGGAGCTGATTGCCGCAAACCAGGTTGTGGTGGTGGCGGGGGAGACCGGTTCCGGCAAGACCACCCAGTTGCCCAAAATCTGCCTGGAACTGGGGCGCGGTATCTTCGGCCAGATCGGCCATACCCAGCCGCGGCGGATTGCCGCGCGCACCGTGGCCAACCGTATCGCGGAAGAGCTCGGGCAGTCTCTGGGGGATTCCGTGGGCTACCAGGTGCGGTTTACCGACCAGAGCACCGAACACACCCATATCAAGCTGATGACCGACGGCATCCTGCTGGCGGAGATCCAGCGCGATCCGCTGCTCAACCAGTACGACACCCTGATTATCGACGAGGCCCATGAGCGCAGCCTCAATATCGACTTCCTGCTGGGTTACCTGAAGACCCTGCTGCCTCGGCGGCCGGATCTCAAAATCATCATCACCTCTGCGACCATTGATCTGGAGAAGTTCTCCCGGCATTTCGACAATGCGCCGATCATCGAGGTGTCCGGGCGCACCTACCCGGTGGATATCCACTACCGGCCACCGGCAGACAGCGATGCCGACCTGAACGAGCAGATCATCGGTGCCGTGGAAGAGCTGCTGCAAGAGGAGAAATCCTCGCCTCGTCGCGGCGGCGATATTCTGGTGTTCATGAGTGGCGAGCGTGAAATCCGCGAGTGTGCCAAGGCCCTGCGGGATGCCCAGTTACCGCACCTCGAGGTGTTGCCGCTGTATGCGCGTCTCAGCCTGGCGGAGCAGAGCCGGGTGTTTGCGCCGCACAAGGGCCGCAGGATCGTACTTGCCACCAACGTGGCGGAGACCTCAATCACCGTGCCCGGTATCCGCTATGTGATCGACCCGGGTACCGCGCGAATCAGTCGTTACAGCTATCGCAGCAAGATCCAGCGCCTGCCGGTGGAGGCCATTTCCCAGGCCAGCGCCAACCAGCGTGCCGGGCGCTGTGGCCGGGTCAGCGCCGGTGTGTGTATCCGCCTGTATGAAGAGAGCGATTTCATCCAGCGCCCGGAATTCACCGATGCGGAAATCCTGCGCACCAACCTGGCTGCGGTCATTCTGCAGATGCTGCAATTGCGCATCGGTGATATCCGCGAATTTCCGTTTGTGGATCCACCGGATCAGCGACTGATCAACGACGGCTACAACCTGCTGCAGGAACTGAAAGCGGTAGATGGCAAGGGGCGGGTCACCCCGCTGGGGCGTGCGCTGTCGCGATTGCCGCTGGATCCGCGCCTCGGTCGCATGCTGATGGAATCCGGTCCCGCAGGCAGCCTGCGGGAACTGCTGATTATTGTCAGCGCACTGGCGGTGCAGGATCCCCGCGAGCGCCCGGCGGAAAAGCGCCAGGCCTCCGATGAAAAGCACAAGCAGTGGCAGCACGAGCAGTCGGATTTCCTCAGTCTAGTAAACCTGTGGGATGGCTACGAAGCCCAGCGGCAGGAACTGAGCCAGAACCAGCTGCGCAAGTGGTGCCAGAAAAACTTCCTGTCCTGGTTGCGACTGCGCGAGTGGCGAGACATCCACCACCAGCTGCGCCTCGCAATCCGCGACCTGAACCTGAAACTGAACAAGGAGCCGGCGCCCTACGCCAATGTGCACAAGGCAATTCTGCCCGGGCTGCTGGACAATATCGGCGTGCGCGATGAGAACAAGGAGTTCCTCGGCTGTCGCAATCGCCGCTTCCATATCTTTCCCGGTTCCGGCCAGTTCAAGAAGCCGCCGAGCTGGGTGGTAGCCGCTCAGCTGCTGGAAACCAGTCGTCTGTATGCGCACACGGTGGGCAAGATCGAACCGGACTGGGTGCTGGGCTGTGCCGAGCACCTGGTCAAACGCAATTATTTCGAGCCCCATTACAATCCGCGCTCGGGCGCAGTGATGGCGTTTGAAAAGGTCACCCTGTACGGCCTGGTGCTGGTAGATAAGCAGCGTATCCATTTCAGCAAGCTGGACCCGGTTGTCGCGCGCGAGGTATTTATCCGCGAGGCGCTGGTGGAGCAGCGTTACCGTGGTAAAGGCAGGTTCTTCAAGCATTACAAAGCGCTGCTGGAAGAGCTGGAAGATCTGGAAGCAAAATCCCGGCGTCGCGATATCGTCGTGGATGACGAGGTGGTGTACCGCTTTTTCGATGAGCGAATTCCTACGGAAGTCGTCAACCTGGCGGGATTTGAAAAGTGGCGCAAGCAGGCGGAGCAGAAGGATCCCGAATTACTGTTCCTGCCGCGCGACCTGATGATGCAGCAGGATGCGGGTCACGTGGGCGAGGCCCAGTTTCCGGATTCGCTGATCAGTGGCGGTATCGAATATCCACTGAGCTATCACTTCGAACCGGGTAGTATCGATGACGGCGTCAGTATCCAGGTACCGGTAGGTGCCCTGCACCAGGTGCCCGCGGCGCGCCTGCAGTGGGTGGTGCCCGGTATCCTGCGCGACAAGTGTATTGCGCTGGTCAAAAACCTGCCCAAGCAGTACCGCAAGTACTTCGTGCCGGTGCCCGCCGCGGTCGACAAGGCACTGCCGCGCATGCAGCCCGGCAATACCCCGCTGTGGCAGGCGCTGGCGCACGAGCTGAAACGCCAGACTGCGCAGGAACTGCCGCAAGATGCGTGGCAGGCGGCGGAGCAGTGCGTGGAGGACTTCTACCGTTTCAATATCCAGGTGCTGGATGAAAAAGGCCAGCTACTGGACCAGGACCGCGATCTGGAAATCCTGCAGGCCCGCTACCGCGACCGGGTGCAGCAGGAGCTGGCCAGTGCCGGTGACGATTTCGAGCGGGAGGGTATTACCCAGTGGGATTTTGGAGACCTGCCGGAAACCCACCAGCTCGACCAGGGCGGCCTCAAGGTGCGCGCCTACCCGGCGCTGATTGCCAACAAGGAAAGCGTCGACCTGAAGTTGCTGGATAACCCGGACGAGGCCCGACAGCTGACTCGCGCCGGCATCTGTCGCCTCGCCATCCTGCACCTGCCGGAGCCAGTGAAGTACCTGCGCAAGGAATTGCTCAAAGGCAAGGAACTCGGCCTCAGCGCCGCCGATCTCGGGCGTCGGGAAGAGGTGGCCGACGATATCCTGATGGCCGCGGTGCGCGAATGCTTCTGGGCAGACGAAAACTGGCCGCGTACCCAGAGTGAGTTTCTCGCCGCGCTGGAACAGCGGGAAAAGCTGGTGGAAATTGCCCAGGAGATAGCCGGTCTGCTGGTAAAAGTCCTCGCCCAGCTGGTGCCCCTGCGCAAGCAGATCAAACAGCAGAAAAACCTGGCGGTGGCCATGGCGGTCGGGGATATCAACCGTCAGCTGAGCGGGATGTTCTACCGCGGTGTGCTGTTCCACACGCCGCTGGAATGGTTGCGCCAGTACGGGCGTTACCTGAAAGGCATTGAGCTGCGGCTGGAAAAGGCCGCGCTCGATCCCAACCGGGATCGCCGCCTAAGTGCTGAATTCCAGGAGGCAGAGGAACCTTATCAGGCCGCTGCGAGCAAGCGCGATCCATTGATGATGGCGGGGGACCCGCGTTTGGTGGAATACCGCTGGATGCTGGAAGAGTTCCGGGTATCCCTGTTTGCGCAGTCCCTCAAGACCCTGATGCCGGCGTCTATCAAGCGTCTGCGCAAGTTCTGGGCCGAGTTGGGACTGTAA
- a CDS encoding peptide MFS transporter → MQDLKPRPPATAGEMMGHPKGLFLLFGTEMWERLSYYGMRGIFVFYLTSAAAAAAFGWDALSDTELQSKALSYLGTYAMLVYLTPIIGGWMADNKWGQRRCIMFGGVLMMLGQFALGFPHKWLPDGTEIYGLWLGLALMIIGNGFFKPNISTMVGDLYDEGDKRRDTAFTIFYMGINLGSILGYLVIGWIGEKVDYQLAFFVAGLGMLLGLILQATKSDKLLGEIGNQPSAKLGLKPNLHSDDKKRPLTPEERDRIKVILILGLFTVIFWAGFEQAAGSMNLFAKYNTDLHIFGFEIPASWLQMVNPLFIIILAPVVASIWVGLGSREPTSPGKFSLGLIFLGLGFVSMVGAAMQIGDSETAKASPWWLVVAYIFHTIGELCLSPIGLSMVTKLAPLRYLSLMMGLWFAFIGIANKGAAEIGKLVGESGPIATFGGVAIAAITAGLILFFIREKLVDWMHGAEEEHTVVKDTTKEEIGITADHDVAPQRKFGE, encoded by the coding sequence ATGCAAGATCTCAAGCCAAGACCCCCGGCTACGGCCGGCGAGATGATGGGACACCCGAAGGGGCTGTTCCTGCTGTTCGGTACCGAGATGTGGGAGCGCCTCAGCTACTACGGTATGCGCGGCATCTTTGTGTTTTACCTCACCTCTGCCGCTGCTGCCGCCGCATTCGGCTGGGACGCGCTTTCGGATACCGAGCTGCAGTCCAAGGCGCTGAGCTACCTGGGCACCTACGCCATGCTGGTGTACCTGACACCGATCATCGGCGGCTGGATGGCAGACAACAAATGGGGCCAGCGGCGCTGCATCATGTTCGGCGGGGTACTGATGATGCTGGGGCAGTTCGCCCTCGGTTTCCCGCACAAGTGGCTGCCGGACGGCACGGAGATTTACGGGCTCTGGCTTGGCCTGGCTTTGATGATCATCGGCAATGGCTTTTTCAAACCAAACATCTCCACCATGGTGGGCGACCTGTACGACGAGGGCGACAAGCGCCGGGATACAGCGTTCACCATTTTCTATATGGGGATCAACCTGGGTTCGATTCTCGGCTATCTGGTGATCGGCTGGATCGGCGAGAAGGTGGATTACCAGCTGGCCTTTTTTGTCGCGGGCCTGGGTATGTTGCTCGGCCTGATTCTGCAGGCCACTAAGTCGGACAAGCTGCTCGGCGAGATCGGCAACCAACCTTCAGCAAAACTGGGGCTGAAACCGAACCTGCACAGTGATGACAAGAAACGCCCGCTGACGCCAGAGGAACGCGACCGTATCAAGGTGATCCTGATCCTGGGTCTGTTTACGGTGATTTTCTGGGCGGGCTTTGAGCAGGCGGCGGGCTCCATGAACCTGTTCGCCAAGTACAACACGGACCTGCACATTTTCGGGTTTGAGATTCCGGCCAGCTGGCTGCAGATGGTCAACCCGCTGTTCATCATCATCCTCGCGCCGGTTGTGGCGAGTATCTGGGTGGGGCTGGGTTCGCGCGAACCGACCTCCCCGGGAAAATTCAGCCTGGGCCTGATTTTCCTTGGCCTGGGGTTCGTATCCATGGTGGGTGCGGCGATGCAGATCGGGGATTCAGAGACTGCCAAAGCGAGCCCCTGGTGGCTGGTGGTGGCGTATATCTTCCACACGATTGGTGAGTTGTGCCTGTCACCGATCGGGTTGTCGATGGTGACGAAACTCGCTCCGCTGCGCTATCTGTCGCTGATGATGGGGCTGTGGTTTGCGTTTATCGGTATTGCCAATAAAGGCGCGGCGGAGATTGGTAAGCTGGTGGGCGAGTCCGGTCCGATAGCGACCTTTGGCGGCGTGGCGATTGCAGCGATTACTGCCGGGCTTATCCTGTTCTTTATCCGCGAGAAACTGGTGGACTGGATGCACGGTGCCGAGGAAGAACATACCGTGGTGAAAGACACCACCAAGGAAGAAATCGGCATCACCGCCGACCACGATGTGGCACCTCAGCGGAAGTTTGGGGAGTAA
- a CDS encoding VWA domain-containing protein gives MLIGFFLNLRRYDLPVSITELLSLLEALQQRLVYANLDDFYFLARTCMVKDEKHFDKFDRAFAAYFKDLESLDDILEQVIPEDWLRAEFMKQLSEEEKAKIQSMGGLEKMLEEFKKRLEEQKKKHSGGNKWIGTGGTSPFGNSGYHPGGIRVGGQSRNKSASKVWEKRQFRNLDDSISLGTRNIQVALRKLRKFARSGAAEELDLDNTIKSTARNAGLLDIKMVPERHNAVKVLIFFDVGGSMDPYVKQCEELFSACRSEFKHLEYFYFHNFVYEHVWKDNQRRYSESTPLVEVLRTYGKDYKVIFVGDASMAPYEITSRFGSVEHMNEEPGAAWMQRVTNTYEKLVWLNPTSEEYWQYTSSISMTQRLVGGHMYPMTIEGLDRAIAYLVKGR, from the coding sequence ATGCTCATCGGATTTTTCCTGAATCTCCGTCGTTACGATCTCCCGGTATCCATCACCGAGCTGCTCTCGTTGCTGGAAGCCCTGCAGCAGCGGCTGGTCTATGCCAACCTGGACGATTTTTACTTTCTTGCCCGCACTTGCATGGTGAAAGACGAGAAGCACTTCGATAAATTCGACCGCGCCTTCGCCGCTTATTTTAAAGACCTGGAATCCCTGGACGATATCCTCGAGCAGGTGATTCCGGAGGACTGGCTGCGCGCGGAGTTTATGAAGCAGCTGAGCGAGGAGGAGAAGGCAAAAATCCAGTCCATGGGTGGACTGGAGAAGATGCTGGAGGAGTTTAAGAAACGTCTCGAAGAACAGAAGAAAAAGCACAGCGGCGGCAACAAGTGGATAGGTACCGGCGGTACCAGCCCGTTCGGCAACAGCGGCTATCACCCGGGTGGCATCCGGGTGGGGGGGCAGAGTCGCAACAAGTCCGCGTCCAAGGTGTGGGAGAAGCGCCAGTTCCGCAACCTGGATGACAGCATCAGCCTAGGCACCCGCAATATCCAGGTTGCCCTGCGCAAGCTGCGCAAGTTCGCCCGCTCCGGTGCGGCGGAAGAGCTGGATCTGGATAACACGATTAAATCCACCGCGCGCAACGCCGGTCTGCTGGACATCAAGATGGTGCCCGAGCGTCACAATGCGGTGAAGGTGCTGATTTTCTTCGATGTCGGCGGCTCCATGGACCCGTACGTCAAACAGTGTGAGGAACTCTTCTCCGCATGCCGCAGTGAGTTCAAGCATCTGGAGTATTTTTATTTCCACAATTTTGTGTACGAACATGTGTGGAAAGACAACCAGCGCCGCTACTCGGAATCCACGCCACTGGTGGAGGTGTTGCGTACCTATGGCAAGGATTACAAGGTGATTTTCGTTGGCGATGCATCCATGGCGCCTTATGAAATCACCAGCCGCTTTGGCAGTGTTGAACACATGAATGAAGAGCCGGGGGCGGCCTGGATGCAGCGCGTCACCAATACCTACGAAAAACTGGTGTGGCTCAATCCCACTTCCGAGGAGTATTGGCAGTACACATCCAGTATCAGCATGACCCAGCGACTCGTGGGTGGGCATATGTATCCGATGACAATTGAGGGGTTGGATCGGGCGATTGCCTACCTTGTAAAGGGACGTTGA